The Pseudomonas sp. SCB32 DNA window GCCAGCCAGAGCACGGCGAAGGCCGCCGTCGAACGCACGGTGATGGAGCGATCGCCGCGGCTGCCGAACAGGCCGACGGTCGACATCGACAGCTCATCGAACGCCTTGCGGATCGAAGGCAGATAGGCCAGCCCCATGTCCGTCAGCCGCACGCCGCGCGGCAGGCGCTCGAACAACTGGAAACCCAGGTACTGCTCCAGGGAGCGAATCTGCAGGCTGACCGCGGCAGGCGTCATGTGCAGCTCGTTGGCCGCTGCCGAGAAGCTCAGGTTGCGTGCGGCGGCTTCGAAGGAGCGCAGCCAGGGGAGATGAGGAAGTTGGTGGCCCACAGTACACCTTTAAATTTTTTCGCCCCAAAGGAGCGTTTTTTCTTGTTTGTCTTAAGGCGAGCCTCGCTCAAACAATCCCCCCTACGCAAGCACTGCGGATCGAGCCCGACTTCGTGAACGGGCCGCCACAGGCAATCACCTTGGCTGGGAGGGACGCATGGCGTCAGTGGGCGAGTTCGACTACATCATCGTTGGCAGCGGATCGGCCGGATCGGTGCTCGCCGACCGACTCTCCAGCGACGGGGCGTCGGTGCTGGTGCTGGAAGCGGGCGGCAGCGACCGGCGCTTCTGGATCAAGGTGCCGATCGGCTACGGCCGGACCTTCTACGACGAGCGGGTCAACTGGAAGTACAGCACCGAGCCCGATCCGGCCACCAAGGAGCGCCGCAGCTACTGGCCGCGCGGCCGGGTGATCGGCGGCTCCAGCTCGATCAACGCGATGGTCTATTGCCGTGGCCTGCCGGTGGACTTCGACGGTTGGCGCCAGCTCGGCAACCTTGGCTGGGGCTGGAGCGACGTGCTGCCCTACTACGAGCGCAGCGAGCGGCGTGTCGACGCCCAGGGCAACGCCCAGCCCGGCGGCCCCTTGTACGTGTCCGATGTCAGCGAGGAACTGCATCCGCTACGCGAACACTTCTTCGCCGCCGCCCGCGAACTCGGCCTGCCCTTCACCTCGGACTTCAACGGGGCCAATCCCGAGGGCGTGGGCAGCTACCAGATCAATACCCACGCCGGCATGCGCTGCTCCGCCGCCGACGCCTTCCTGCGCCCGGCCCTGCGCCGCAGCAACGTGCGGCTGATCACCCAGGCGCTGGCGCGGCGGGTGCTGTTCGACGGGCACAGGGCGATGGGCATCGAGTTCGAGCGCAACGGCGAACTGCTCCAGGCACGCGCCCGTCGCGAGGTGATCCTCAGCGCCGGGGCGATCAACTCCCCGCAACTGCTCCAACTGTCCGGCGTCGGCCCCGCCGAGCTGCTGCAGCGCCTCGGCATCCCGGTGGTGCTCGACCAGCCACTGGTGGGCGGACAACTGCAGGACCACCTGGGCATCAACTACTTCTACCGCTCCACCGAGCCGACCCTGAACAACCAACTGGCGCCGCTGCACGGCAAGCTGCTCGCCGGCATGCGCTACCTGCTGACCCGTCGCGGACCGCTGAGCGTCAGCGTCAACCAGTCCGGCGGCTTCGTCCGCGCCGACGAGCACAGTGGCGCGCCGGACATGCAGCTGTATTTCAACCCGGTCACCTACTCGACGGCACCCGAAGGCAAGCGTCCGCTGATGAGCCCCGATCCGTTCCCCGGCTTCATCATTTCCTTTCAGCCCTGCCGCCCGCTGAGCCGGGGACGCATCGACATCCGCTCGGCGAACCCACGGGAAACCCCGGTGATCCGTCCCAACTACCTGAGCGAGGAAGAGGACATCCGTGGCGTGATCGCCGGCGGCCGCCTGATCCAGCGCCTGATGCGCACCCAGGCGCTGCGCCGGCTGGCCAAGGAAGCCATGCCGCCGGACCTCGACGGGATGGACGATGCGCAGATCCTCGACGACTTCCGCGAGCGCTGCGGCTCGGTCTTCCACCCTGTCGGCACCTGCGGCATGGGCACCGACGCGCACCGTTCGGTGGTCGACACCCGCTTGCGCGTCCACGGCCTGCAAGGGCTGCGCGTGGTCGATGCGTCGATCTTCCCCACCATCACCTCCGGCAACACCAACGCCCCTACCATCATGGTGGCGCAGAAGGCCGCGGACCTGATCCTGGCCGATCACAAGCAAAAGGTAAGCGCATGATGCGAATCAGCAAGCTCGAAACGTTCTGCAACGCCCATGTAGGGTTCGTGCGGGTCACCAGCGAGTGCGGGCAGATCGGCTGGGGGCAACTGTCCACCTACAACGCCGACATCACCGCCCAGGTCTTCCACCGGCAGATCGCGCCCTGGGCACTGGGCGCCGACGCCCAGGACATCGAACAGCTGGTCAACGTGATTCCCGAGCGCGAGCACAAGTTTCCCGGCAGCTACCTGTACCGCGCCCTCGCCGGGCTGGATACCGCGCTGTGGGACCTCAAGGGCAAGGCCGCCGGCAAGCCGGTGGTCGAACTGCTCGGCGGCACGCCAGGCAAGCTGCGCGCCTATGCCTCGTCGATGAAGCGCGACATCACCCCGGAAGCCGAAGCCGAGCGCATGCAGCGCCTGCGTGACCGCTACGGCTTCGACGCCTTCAAGTTCCGCGTGGGCCGCGAGTGCGGCCACGATCGTGACGAATGGCCGGGCCGCACCGAAGCCATAGTACCGGTCATGCGCCGCGCCCTGGGCGATGGGGCGGAACTGCTGGTCGACGGCAACTCCGGCTATTCGCCGCGCCGTGCCATCGAGGTCGGGCGCCTGCTGGAACAGCACGGCATCGTCCACTTCGAAGAACCCTGCCCCTACTGGGAACTGGAGCAGACCCGCCAGGTCACCCAGGCGCTGGCGCTGGACGTCACCGGCGGCGAACAGGACTGCGAGCTGGCGACCTGGCGACGGATGATCGACATGAAGGCGGTGGACATCGTGCAGCCGGACGTCCTCTACCTGGGCGGCATCTGCCGCTCGCTGCAGGTGGCCGGCATGGCCGCCGAAGCCGGCCTGCCGGTCACCCCGCACAGCGCCAACCTGTCGCTGGTGACGCTGTTCACCATGCACTTCCTCAAGTCCCTGCCCAACGCCGGCAAGTACCTGGAGCTGTCCATCGAAGGGCTGGACTACTACCCCTGGCAGGACGGCCTGTTCGTCGAGTCGCCCTACCGCGTGGAAGACGGCCAGGTCAGCGTGGGCGACGCGCCCGGCTGGGGCGTGGAAATCGCACCGCAGTGGCTGGAAAAGTCCACCTACCAGATCAGCGAGGCCAGCCGATGAACCAGACCACCGATGCCCTGATCCACGAGTACTTCAGCACCGGCACCCTCGCCTACCTGCCCGACTCGCACTTCATCGACGGCAGCTGGCGCGCCAGTGCCGGCCGGGAAACCCTGGAGGTCTTCGACCCCGGCCTGGGCAAGGCCTTCACCACGGTGGCTGCCGGTGACGAGGAGGATGTGGACGCCGCGGTGAGCGCCGCCGACGCCGCCACTCGCGGCCCCTGGCGCAAGATGCTGCCCGCCGACCGCAGCCGCATCCTGTTGCGCGCCGCCGAGGCGATTCGCAGCAACGCCGCGCGCCTGGCGGTGATCGAGACACTCGACAACGGCAAGACCCTGGCCGAGGCGCAGAGCGACGTGCGCAATACCGCGCGGATCTTCGAGTACTACGCCGGCATCGCCGACAAGCTGCAGGGCGAGACCATCCCCCTGGGCGCCGATCACTTCGCCTGCACCCAGCTCGAACCGGTGGGCGTGACGGCGCACATCATCCCCTGGAACTACCCCATTTCCACCGCCGCCCGCGGGCTCGCCCCGGCCCTGGCGGCGGGTTGCACGGCGGTGCTCAAGCCCGCCGAGCAGACCCCGCTCAGTGCCCTGCTGCTGGCCGGGCTGCTACACCAGGCGGGACTGCCGCCGGGCGTCTGCAACGTGGTGAACGGCACCGGCAGCCAGGTCGGCAGCGCGCTGACCAGCCACCCAAAGGTGCGCCACGTGACCTTCACCGGCTCGGTCAACACCGGCATCCATGTGATGCAGGCGGCGGCGCGCAATATCGCCAGCGTCACCCTGGAACTGGGTGGTAAGTCCCCGGCCATCGTCCTCGCCGACGCTGATCTGGATGCCGCAGTGGAGGACGTGCTCTGGGCCATCTATTCCAACGCCGGGCAGATCTGCTCCGCCGGCTCGCGGTTGATCATCGAGCGCAGCGTGCATGAGCACTTCGTCGAGCGTCTGGCCGAGCGCGCACGTCAGCTCAGGTTCGGACACGGCCTGCGCAATCCTGATATCGGCGCCATCACCACCCCGGAACAATTGCAGAAAATCGATGCCTACGTGGACGGCGCGCGTAGCCGTGGTGTGCGCATCGCCGCCGGTGGCCGGCGTGTCTGCGATCCCGCATCCGATGCCGGCTGGTTCTTCCAGCCGACGCTTCTGGATAACCTGCCGATACACGATCCGCTGGTGCAGGAAGAAGTCTTCGGGCCGGTGCTCTCGGTGCAGGTCGCCGACAACGTCGAGCACGCGCTGGAACTGGCCAATGCCACGCCCTTCGGCCTCGCCGCCGGTATCTACACCCGCGACTTCTCGCACGCGATGCGCCTTGCGCGAGACCTGGATGCCGGGCAGATCTACATCAACGAATACTTCGCCGGCGGCGTGGAAACACCTTTTGGCGGAAACAAGCGCTCCGGCTTCGGGCGTGAGAAAGGACTGGAGGGACTACGCGCCTACTATGCGGTGAAGACCGTCACCGCCCGCATCTGAAGCACCCCGTTCGAGACGACTCCTGACAAGACATCCAATAAAAAGGAACACTCATGGGCAACCACATCGACGACCTCGTACAACGCCTGCGCCTCGGGCAGATCGACCGCCGCACCTTCATGAAAGGCATGTTCGCCGCGGGCGCGGGCGCGGCCCTGAGCGCCGGCCTGGCCGGCCAGGTGTTCGCCGCCGGAGAGGCCGGCACGCCCAAGCGCGGCGGCCATTTCAAGCTGGGCATCGCCTCCGGCTCGACCACCGACTCCTTCGACCCGGGCACCTACGGCGACAACTACATGCAGTCGGTGGGGCATTCGGTCCACAACTACCTGACCGAGATCAGCAACAGCGGCGAGCTGGTGGGCGAACTGGCGCAGAGCTGGGAGCCCTCGCCCGACGCCAAGACCTGGACCTTCACCCTGCGCAACGGCGTGGAGTTCCACAACGGCAAGTCCCTGGAAGCCGACGACGTGGTGGCCTCGCTCAATCACCACCGCGGGCCGGACTCCCGCTCCGCCGCCAGCAGCATCCTGGCGCCGATCAGCGACATCCGCGCGGACGGCAAGAACCGCGTCATCGTCACCCTGAGCGGCGGCAACGCCGACTTCCCCTATCTGGTCTCGGACTACCACCTGCCGATCATGCCGTCCAAGGACGGCGCGGTGGACGCGAACGCCGGCGTCGGTTGCGGCGCCTACATCCGCGAGAGCTTCGATCCGGGCGTGAAGACCATGGTCAAGCGCAACCCCAACTACTGGAAGACCGACCGCGGCTGGTTCGACTCGGTGGAATTCCTGGTGATCGCCGACGTCGGCGCCCGCACCAACGCGCTGAACACCGGCGAAATCCACGCCATGAACGGCTGCGACCTGAAGACGGTGCACCTGCTCAAGCGCAACCCGAAGCTTGAGGTCTCCTCGATCAAGGGTGGTCAGCACTACAGCCTGCCGATGAACGTCACCCAGGCCCCCTTCACCGATCCCAACATCCGCCTGGCGCTCAAGCACGCCATCGACCGCGACGCCCTGCTACAGACCATCCTGCGCGGCCACGGCGAAGTCGCCAACGATCACCCGATCAACTCGGGCTACCGCTACTTCGACAGCCAGATTCCCCAGCGGCAATACGACCCGGACAAGGCCCGCTACTACCTCAAGCAGGCCGGGCTGGACAGTCTCAAGGTCGACCTCAGCGCCGCCGACGCGGCCTTTTCAGGCTCGGTGGATACCGCCGTGCTGTTCAAGGAGCACGCGGCCAAGGCCGGCATCGACATCAATGTGGTGCGCGAGCCCAACGACGGCTACTGGAAGAACGTCTGGATGAAGAAGGCCTGGAGCATGGACTACTGGGGCGGCAAACCCACGGAAGACTGGGCCTTCTCCCTGGTGTACGGCAAGGGCGCGGCGTGGAACGAAACCTTCTGGGACAACGCGCGCTTCAACGAGCTGCTGGTCAATGCCCGCTCCGAACTGGACGACGCCAAACGCCGGCAGATGTACGGCGAGATGCAGCTGCTGCTGCGCGACCAGGGCGGCGCGCTGATTCCGCTGTTCGCCAACTACGTCGATGGCATTTCCACCCTGATCGGACACGGGCGGCTGGGCAACAACTGGGACCTGGACGGCCTGCGCGCCGCCGAACGCTGGTGGTTCGCCTGACCGCTCGCGGTCAGGTTGCCTACGAAGTCGCGGTCGCCGAGGAGGTCCGTCGAAATGCGTCATCCGTTGTTGAAAATGCTCACCCAGCGCCTGCTGCTGGGGCTGCTCAGCCTGTGGGTGGTCTCGGTCATCATCCTGCTGGGCGTGTCCCTCCTGCCGGGCGACATCGCCACGGAAATCCTCGGCCAGTCGGCCACCCCGGAAGCGGTGGCCGCCTTCCGCCAGACCCTGGGGCTGGATCAGCCGCTGTACCTGCGCTACTTCCACTGGCTGGGGGGGATGCTGCACGGTGACTTCGGCCATTCCCTGGCCAATGGCCGGGCCATCGCCGAGCTGCTCGCCACGCGCCTGCCCAATACCCTGCTGCTGGCGCTGTTCGCCGCGCTGATCGCCGTACCGCTGGCGCTGGCCCTGGGCTTCCTGGCGGCGATCTACCGCAACGGGGTGTTCGACCGCCTGATCAACGTCTTCACCCTGAGCTGCATCTCCTTCCCGGAGTTCTTCCTGGCCTACCTGCTGATCCTGGGGTTGTCGGTGAAGGCCGGCTGGCTGCCCAGCCTGGCCAGCGTCGACGCCAGCCAGCCGCTGGCTGAGCGTCTCTACTACATGGCGCTGCCGGCGTTGACCCTGACACTGGTAGTGGTCGCCCACATGATGCGCATGAGCCGCGCCGCCATCGTCAACCTGCTCGCCAGCCCCTACATCGAAATGGCCCGGCTCAAGGGCCTGCCGCGCTGGCGCATCATCCTCCAGCACGCGCTGCCCAACGCCTGGGCGCCGATCATCAACGTCATCGTGCTCAACCTGGCCTACCTGGTGGTCGGCGTGGTGGTGGTCGAGGCGGTGTTCGTCTATCCCGGCATGGGGCAGCTGATGGTCGACTCGGTGAAGAAGCGCGACCTGCCGGTGGTGCAGGCCTGCAGCCTGGTGTTCGCCTCGACCTACATCCTGCTCAACCTGAGCGCCGACGTCCTGGCCAACCTTGCCAACCCCCGCCTGAGGCACCCGCGATGATCGAACAGGGCAGCAATCTTCCCCTGGCGGAGCAACACGCCATGCCGGGATACACCACGTCACCGCACAAGGCGGCAGCCTGCCTGGGCCGGATGCTCCGCGCGGTGCGCCACGCACCCTGGAGCGCTCAGCTGGGCCTGCTGATCATCGTCCTCTACACGCTGGCGGCGCTGCTCACGCCCTGGATCGCCCCCTACGGCGAATCCCAGGTGGTCGCCAGCGAGTTCGAGCCCTGGAGCCAGCAGTTCCTGCTGGGCACCGACAACCTCGGGCGCGACCTCTTCACCCGCCTGCTCTACGGCGGCCGCAACACCCTGGGCATCGTCCTGCTGGCCACCTGCCTGGCGTTCCTCCTGGGCGGCATCGCCGGCCTGCTGGCGGCGGTGCGCGGCGGCTGGACCGACCAGCTGCTGTCGCGCCTGGTGGACGTGCTGATGGCGATTCCACAGCTGATCTTCGCCCTGCTGCTGCTCACCCTGTTCGGCACCTCGGTGCCGATGCTGATCGCCATCATCGCCGTGCTCGACTCCACCCGGGTATTCCGCCTGACCCGCGCGGTGGCCTCCGGCGTCGTGGTGCTGGACTTCGTCGAAGCCGCCCGCCTGCGCGGCGAGAGCACGGCGTGGATCATGTTCCGCGAAGTGCTGCCGAACATCCTGCCGCCGCTGGTGGCCGAGTTCGGCCTGCGCTTCTGCTTCACCTTCCTGTTCATCAGCGCCCTGAGTTTCCTCGGCCTGGGCATCCAGCCGCCCACTGCAGACTGGGGCTCGATGGTCCGCGACAACGCCACCCTGATCAGCTACGGCGAAATCACTCCGCTGCTGCCGGCCGCGGCCATCGCCATCCTCACCATCGGGGTGAACTTCGTAGTGGACTGGTTCCTGCACATGACGAGTGGACTGCACGATGAGCAATGACAGCGCAAAGCGCCAACGCGACGAACTGCTGCTGAAGATCGACGGGCTGCACGTCCAGGCGCTGGACGGCAAGCCGATCATCCGCGGCATCGATCTGCAACTGCGGCGGGGCGAAGTCCTCGGCCTGATCGGCGAATCTGGGGCCGGCAAGTCCACCCTCGGGCTGTCGGCCATGGGCTACGAGCGTCCAGGCTGCCGGATCAGCGCCGGCAGCATCCTCTTCGATGGCGAAGACCTGGCCCAGGCGCCGGAATCCCGCAAGCGGCAGCTCTGGGGCTCGCGCATCGCCTATGTGGCGCAATCGGCGGCGGCCTCGTTCAACCCGGCGCACCGGCTGATCGATCAGTATGTGGAAACCGCCGTGCAGCACGGCGTCATGCCCGAGCAACAGGCGCGGGCGGACGCCGTCGAGATGTTCCGCCGCATGCGCCTGCCGCAGCCGGAGAGCTTCGGCCTGCGCTACCCGCACCAGGTCTCCGGTGGCCAGCTGCAGCGCGCCATGACCGCCATGGCGATGGCCTGCCGTCCCGACCTGATCGTCTTCGACGAGCCCACCACGGCACTGGACGTCACCACCCAGCTGGAGGTGCTGGCCACCATCCGCGACCTGGTCCGCCAGTTCCACACCGCCGCGCTGTACATCACCCACGACCTGGCGGTGGTCGCGCAGATGGCCGACCGCATCATGGTCCTGCGCCACGGCCAGACCGTGGAGGAAGCCGCCACCCGCGACATGCTCGACAACCCACGGGAGGCCTACACCCGTACGCTCTGGTCGGTACGTTCGCTGCAGCACGAAACCCGGCTCGCCGAAAGCCAGGCGCCACTGCTCGCCCTCTCGAACATCAGCGCCAGCTATGGCCCGCTGCCCGTGCTGCAGGACGTCTCGCTGGAGATTCCAGAGGGCGCGACCGTCGCCGTGGTCGGCGAGTCCGGCTCCGGCAAGTCGACCCTGGCGCGGGTGCTCACCGGACTGCTGCCGCGCAACCGTGGGACGCTGGCCTTCCAGGGAGAGCCCCTGCCACCGCGCTGCCAGTCGCGCTCCCCGGCGACGCTGAAGAACATCCAGATGATCTACCAGATGCCGGATACGGCGCTGAACCCGCGCCAGCGCATCCGCGAGATCCTCGGCCGTCCGCTGGCCTTCTATCTCGGACTGAAGGGAGCGCAGAAGGAAGCACGCCTGGGCGAGCTGATGGAGCAGATCGAGCTACCGCCCGAACAGTTCCTCGACCGTTTCCCGGGCGAACTCTCCGGCGGGCAGAAGCAGCGCATCTGCATCGCCCGCGCGCTGGCGGCCGAGCCCCGGCTGATCATCTGCGACGAAATCACCTCGGCGCTGGACCAGGTGGTGGCCAAGGGCGTCCTGCTGCTGCTCAAGCGCCTGCAACAGCAGTTGGGCCTGTCCTACCTGTTCATCACCCATGACCTGGATACCGTGCGCAGCATCGCCGACCACATCGTGGTCATGCACCAAGGGCGGATCGTCGAGCAGGGCCCGGCGCCCCAGGTGCTCGCCCCGCCCCACCACGATTACACCGCACGCCTGCTGGCCTCGGTGCCGCAGATGGACCCGGACTGGCTGACCCGTCGGCTGGCCGCCCGCGCCGCAACCCCTGGAGTTCCCGCATGAAGCACAAACCGCAGCTGACCCAGCTGGAAACCGACCGCATGCTGCGTGTCGCCCGAGATGAAGCCCAGAGCAACCAATGGGCGGTGTCGATCGCCATCGTCGACGACGGCGGTCACCTGCTGGCGTTCGAGCGCCTCGACGGTTGCGCGCCGATCGCCACCTATATCGCCACCGAGAAGGCGCGCACCTCGGCGCTGGGTCGCCGGGAGTCCGGAGCCTACGAAAGCATGATCAACGGAGGGCGCCACGCGTTCCTCAGCGCGCCGATGTTGCAGGGCATGCTCGAAGGCGGCGTGCCGGTGCTGGTCGATGGACAGGTCGTCGGCGCGGTGGGCGTGTCCGGTGTGATGGCGGCCCAGGATGCCCAGGTCGCCCGCAAGGCGATCTCGGCGCTGGAATCCTGAGTA harbors:
- a CDS encoding GMC family oxidoreductase, with translation MASVGEFDYIIVGSGSAGSVLADRLSSDGASVLVLEAGGSDRRFWIKVPIGYGRTFYDERVNWKYSTEPDPATKERRSYWPRGRVIGGSSSINAMVYCRGLPVDFDGWRQLGNLGWGWSDVLPYYERSERRVDAQGNAQPGGPLYVSDVSEELHPLREHFFAAARELGLPFTSDFNGANPEGVGSYQINTHAGMRCSAADAFLRPALRRSNVRLITQALARRVLFDGHRAMGIEFERNGELLQARARREVILSAGAINSPQLLQLSGVGPAELLQRLGIPVVLDQPLVGGQLQDHLGINYFYRSTEPTLNNQLAPLHGKLLAGMRYLLTRRGPLSVSVNQSGGFVRADEHSGAPDMQLYFNPVTYSTAPEGKRPLMSPDPFPGFIISFQPCRPLSRGRIDIRSANPRETPVIRPNYLSEEEDIRGVIAGGRLIQRLMRTQALRRLAKEAMPPDLDGMDDAQILDDFRERCGSVFHPVGTCGMGTDAHRSVVDTRLRVHGLQGLRVVDASIFPTITSGNTNAPTIMVAQKAADLILADHKQKVSA
- a CDS encoding mandelate racemase/muconate lactonizing enzyme family protein: MMRISKLETFCNAHVGFVRVTSECGQIGWGQLSTYNADITAQVFHRQIAPWALGADAQDIEQLVNVIPEREHKFPGSYLYRALAGLDTALWDLKGKAAGKPVVELLGGTPGKLRAYASSMKRDITPEAEAERMQRLRDRYGFDAFKFRVGRECGHDRDEWPGRTEAIVPVMRRALGDGAELLVDGNSGYSPRRAIEVGRLLEQHGIVHFEEPCPYWELEQTRQVTQALALDVTGGEQDCELATWRRMIDMKAVDIVQPDVLYLGGICRSLQVAGMAAEAGLPVTPHSANLSLVTLFTMHFLKSLPNAGKYLELSIEGLDYYPWQDGLFVESPYRVEDGQVSVGDAPGWGVEIAPQWLEKSTYQISEASR
- a CDS encoding aldehyde dehydrogenase family protein → MNQTTDALIHEYFSTGTLAYLPDSHFIDGSWRASAGRETLEVFDPGLGKAFTTVAAGDEEDVDAAVSAADAATRGPWRKMLPADRSRILLRAAEAIRSNAARLAVIETLDNGKTLAEAQSDVRNTARIFEYYAGIADKLQGETIPLGADHFACTQLEPVGVTAHIIPWNYPISTAARGLAPALAAGCTAVLKPAEQTPLSALLLAGLLHQAGLPPGVCNVVNGTGSQVGSALTSHPKVRHVTFTGSVNTGIHVMQAAARNIASVTLELGGKSPAIVLADADLDAAVEDVLWAIYSNAGQICSAGSRLIIERSVHEHFVERLAERARQLRFGHGLRNPDIGAITTPEQLQKIDAYVDGARSRGVRIAAGGRRVCDPASDAGWFFQPTLLDNLPIHDPLVQEEVFGPVLSVQVADNVEHALELANATPFGLAAGIYTRDFSHAMRLARDLDAGQIYINEYFAGGVETPFGGNKRSGFGREKGLEGLRAYYAVKTVTARI
- a CDS encoding ABC transporter substrate-binding protein, with translation MGNHIDDLVQRLRLGQIDRRTFMKGMFAAGAGAALSAGLAGQVFAAGEAGTPKRGGHFKLGIASGSTTDSFDPGTYGDNYMQSVGHSVHNYLTEISNSGELVGELAQSWEPSPDAKTWTFTLRNGVEFHNGKSLEADDVVASLNHHRGPDSRSAASSILAPISDIRADGKNRVIVTLSGGNADFPYLVSDYHLPIMPSKDGAVDANAGVGCGAYIRESFDPGVKTMVKRNPNYWKTDRGWFDSVEFLVIADVGARTNALNTGEIHAMNGCDLKTVHLLKRNPKLEVSSIKGGQHYSLPMNVTQAPFTDPNIRLALKHAIDRDALLQTILRGHGEVANDHPINSGYRYFDSQIPQRQYDPDKARYYLKQAGLDSLKVDLSAADAAFSGSVDTAVLFKEHAAKAGIDINVVREPNDGYWKNVWMKKAWSMDYWGGKPTEDWAFSLVYGKGAAWNETFWDNARFNELLVNARSELDDAKRRQMYGEMQLLLRDQGGALIPLFANYVDGISTLIGHGRLGNNWDLDGLRAAERWWFA
- a CDS encoding ABC transporter permease, with amino-acid sequence MRHPLLKMLTQRLLLGLLSLWVVSVIILLGVSLLPGDIATEILGQSATPEAVAAFRQTLGLDQPLYLRYFHWLGGMLHGDFGHSLANGRAIAELLATRLPNTLLLALFAALIAVPLALALGFLAAIYRNGVFDRLINVFTLSCISFPEFFLAYLLILGLSVKAGWLPSLASVDASQPLAERLYYMALPALTLTLVVVAHMMRMSRAAIVNLLASPYIEMARLKGLPRWRIILQHALPNAWAPIINVIVLNLAYLVVGVVVVEAVFVYPGMGQLMVDSVKKRDLPVVQACSLVFASTYILLNLSADVLANLANPRLRHPR
- a CDS encoding ABC transporter permease, with translation MLRAVRHAPWSAQLGLLIIVLYTLAALLTPWIAPYGESQVVASEFEPWSQQFLLGTDNLGRDLFTRLLYGGRNTLGIVLLATCLAFLLGGIAGLLAAVRGGWTDQLLSRLVDVLMAIPQLIFALLLLTLFGTSVPMLIAIIAVLDSTRVFRLTRAVASGVVVLDFVEAARLRGESTAWIMFREVLPNILPPLVAEFGLRFCFTFLFISALSFLGLGIQPPTADWGSMVRDNATLISYGEITPLLPAAAIAILTIGVNFVVDWFLHMTSGLHDEQ
- a CDS encoding ABC transporter ATP-binding protein, which codes for MSNDSAKRQRDELLLKIDGLHVQALDGKPIIRGIDLQLRRGEVLGLIGESGAGKSTLGLSAMGYERPGCRISAGSILFDGEDLAQAPESRKRQLWGSRIAYVAQSAAASFNPAHRLIDQYVETAVQHGVMPEQQARADAVEMFRRMRLPQPESFGLRYPHQVSGGQLQRAMTAMAMACRPDLIVFDEPTTALDVTTQLEVLATIRDLVRQFHTAALYITHDLAVVAQMADRIMVLRHGQTVEEAATRDMLDNPREAYTRTLWSVRSLQHETRLAESQAPLLALSNISASYGPLPVLQDVSLEIPEGATVAVVGESGSGKSTLARVLTGLLPRNRGTLAFQGEPLPPRCQSRSPATLKNIQMIYQMPDTALNPRQRIREILGRPLAFYLGLKGAQKEARLGELMEQIELPPEQFLDRFPGELSGGQKQRICIARALAAEPRLIICDEITSALDQVVAKGVLLLLKRLQQQLGLSYLFITHDLDTVRSIADHIVVMHQGRIVEQGPAPQVLAPPHHDYTARLLASVPQMDPDWLTRRLAARAATPGVPA
- a CDS encoding heme-binding protein — translated: MKHKPQLTQLETDRMLRVARDEAQSNQWAVSIAIVDDGGHLLAFERLDGCAPIATYIATEKARTSALGRRESGAYESMINGGRHAFLSAPMLQGMLEGGVPVLVDGQVVGAVGVSGVMAAQDAQVARKAISALES